Proteins co-encoded in one Nitrospiraceae bacterium genomic window:
- the leuC gene encoding 3-isopropylmalate dehydratase large subunit yields the protein MTITEKILSAHSGKKKVEAGELINAKVDLILANDITAPIAIQEFKKTGARNVFDKNRVVFVPDHFAPQKDIKAAEQCKLLRDFSKEYDLSLYFEVGRMGVEHALLPEQGLVVSGDVVIGADSHTCTYGALGAFSTGVGSTDVAAAMATGECWFKVPESMKFIYYGKLNKWVSGKDLILHTIGDIGVDGALYRAMEFEGEAIDELPMYGRLTMCNMAIEAGGKNGIIVPDKITKKYLRGRAKREPIFYRSDKKSKYIETREYDCSKIPTTVSCPHLPSNTKPASELSKITIDQVVIGSCTNGRLEDLREAALVLKGRKVNPNVRLIIIPATQQIYKQAMKEKLFDIFVDAEAAVSTPTCGPCLGGHMGILAKGERAIATTNRNFVGRMGHPESEVYLSNPAVAAASAVLGRIGTPDELGL from the coding sequence ATGACTATTACTGAAAAAATCCTGAGCGCACATTCAGGAAAGAAAAAAGTAGAGGCAGGCGAGCTTATCAATGCAAAGGTCGACCTTATACTTGCCAATGACATTACTGCACCGATAGCAATACAGGAATTCAAAAAAACAGGCGCAAGAAACGTATTCGATAAAAACCGTGTTGTATTTGTTCCCGACCATTTTGCGCCTCAGAAAGACATAAAAGCTGCTGAACAGTGCAAGCTGCTAAGAGATTTTTCAAAAGAATACGACCTAAGTCTATATTTCGAGGTCGGCAGAATGGGAGTCGAGCATGCACTTCTTCCAGAACAGGGCCTGGTTGTATCAGGAGATGTTGTTATTGGAGCTGACAGCCATACCTGCACATACGGAGCGCTTGGGGCTTTCTCAACAGGCGTTGGCTCGACTGATGTTGCTGCTGCAATGGCAACTGGAGAATGCTGGTTCAAGGTTCCTGAATCCATGAAATTCATATATTACGGCAAGCTCAATAAATGGGTTAGCGGTAAAGACCTGATACTTCACACAATAGGCGATATAGGTGTTGACGGAGCATTATACAGAGCAATGGAATTTGAAGGAGAAGCTATAGACGAACTTCCGATGTACGGAAGACTCACAATGTGCAACATGGCTATTGAAGCAGGAGGGAAAAACGGGATCATCGTCCCTGACAAGATCACGAAAAAATATCTTAGAGGAAGAGCAAAAAGAGAACCCATATTTTACAGATCTGACAAAAAATCAAAATACATCGAAACAAGAGAATATGACTGTTCAAAAATTCCTACTACTGTTTCATGCCCTCATCTTCCTTCAAACACAAAACCTGCGTCTGAATTAAGCAAAATAACAATAGATCAGGTTGTTATAGGCTCGTGCACTAATGGAAGGCTTGAGGACTTGAGAGAAGCTGCTCTTGTTCTAAAAGGCCGCAAGGTCAACCCGAATGTTAGACTAATAATTATACCTGCAACACAGCAGATTTACAAACAGGCTATGAAAGAAAAACTTTTCGACATTTTTGTTGATGCAGAGGCTGCTGTGTCAACTCCCACATGTGGTCCTTGCCTCGGAGGCCATATGGGAATACTCGCAAAAGGCGAAAGAGCAATCGCAACCACAAACAGAAATTTCGTAGGCAGGATGGGACACCCTGAAAGCGAGGTTTATCTCTCAAATCCTGCTGTTGCAGCAGCATCAGCAGTGCTTGGAAGAATCGGAACACCTGACGAATTGGGTTTATAA
- a CDS encoding methyl-accepting chemotaxis protein — MFLTVKNKFVISIIAAGIFFGVIGLSALLIQGKLGDSIGKVSAYTEKVNLLNELQLAINETVIPVSEYIVVGDPAYKKTFDSADNKVQRILLSIKNNKNFTKEELVDIEKIWSLYIEANKVSVKLLGMSNRSAGLSALVQSMSNDYVYPALGKIDYLRTGLQKKLFAEKENALTVKNYSRNIIIIIFLIVGILGLIFSILVSRSIIKPISNVMVMLNHIAEGKSDLTKRLTIDSNDEMGMASKWFNKFMDGIQGIVKDNISTSNDITNTSKSIKLSSSGIQISAQAQHDAMQDISSSIEEMDKSIRAVAGDIEVLFESTEAASASSLEVSTNISEVAENSERLTGSVEKVSSSIAEIAASLKEVASSVDKLSQETEGVVSAVTEINTTSMEVGMRSQEQAYLSEKVKSDANTIGLEAVRNTKDGMDKIKKEVENTAFIISDLGERSREIGKIINVINEVAETTNLLSLNAAILAAQAGEYGKGFAVVADQVKNLAQRTADSTKEIGELIKLVQSKVDAAVDSMNKSSERVAEGVKLSNAAENALAKIVESADASLEMAVSVEKATEEQGQSIAHVTKAVTKMSDMVEGIKKATDEQKGASQEILYATEDMSDITVRVKQATAQQLKEVKYISQVITDVAQKMQSVAKAAAEQKKASEMILGSVETIKGKTDESISLSAELDKTADNLGNKAEALNQKVSIFKV, encoded by the coding sequence ATGTTTTTAACTGTCAAGAACAAATTTGTAATTTCTATTATCGCTGCAGGTATTTTTTTTGGCGTTATTGGATTATCTGCATTGTTAATACAGGGAAAACTGGGTGATAGCATTGGAAAGGTATCAGCGTATACAGAGAAGGTTAACCTTTTAAATGAATTACAGCTTGCTATCAATGAAACAGTAATACCTGTCAGTGAATATATTGTTGTCGGAGACCCTGCTTATAAGAAAACTTTTGACTCGGCAGACAACAAGGTTCAGAGAATTCTTTTAAGCATAAAAAACAATAAGAATTTTACGAAAGAAGAACTTGTCGATATAGAAAAAATCTGGTCTCTATATATTGAAGCAAACAAAGTCTCTGTCAAACTATTAGGAATGTCTAACAGATCCGCGGGACTTTCAGCACTGGTTCAATCAATGAGCAATGATTATGTATATCCTGCGCTTGGCAAGATAGATTATTTAAGGACAGGCCTGCAAAAAAAACTGTTTGCAGAAAAAGAAAATGCTTTAACTGTAAAAAATTACTCAAGGAATATAATTATAATAATTTTCCTTATAGTAGGTATTCTGGGCCTTATTTTTTCAATTTTGGTAAGCAGATCAATTATCAAACCTATTTCTAACGTAATGGTCATGCTCAATCATATAGCTGAAGGGAAAAGCGATCTTACAAAAAGGCTCACGATTGATTCCAACGATGAAATGGGGATGGCAAGCAAGTGGTTCAATAAGTTTATGGACGGGATCCAGGGAATAGTAAAAGATAATATTTCAACTTCCAATGACATAACTAATACATCCAAATCAATAAAACTTTCTTCAAGCGGGATACAAATATCTGCTCAGGCTCAGCATGATGCAATGCAGGATATTTCTTCTTCCATAGAAGAGATGGATAAATCAATAAGAGCTGTTGCAGGTGATATCGAAGTGCTTTTTGAATCCACAGAAGCTGCATCGGCGTCTTCTCTTGAAGTGTCTACAAATATTTCTGAAGTTGCAGAAAATTCCGAGAGACTTACAGGATCGGTAGAAAAAGTATCGTCTTCAATAGCAGAGATCGCTGCTTCACTCAAGGAAGTTGCTTCAAGCGTTGACAAACTTTCTCAGGAGACAGAAGGAGTAGTGTCCGCTGTAACGGAAATAAATACAACATCAATGGAAGTGGGTATGCGTTCGCAGGAGCAGGCATATCTTTCTGAAAAGGTTAAATCAGACGCAAACACTATTGGTCTTGAAGCTGTAAGGAATACAAAAGATGGAATGGATAAGATAAAAAAGGAAGTTGAGAACACAGCATTCATAATCAGCGACCTCGGAGAGCGGTCAAGAGAGATTGGAAAAATAATTAATGTCATTAATGAAGTTGCTGAGACGACAAATCTGCTTTCTCTAAATGCTGCAATACTCGCTGCTCAGGCAGGAGAATATGGGAAAGGGTTTGCTGTTGTCGCAGACCAGGTAAAAAATCTTGCGCAGAGAACAGCTGATTCTACAAAAGAGATTGGCGAACTGATAAAACTTGTGCAGAGCAAGGTCGATGCTGCCGTAGATTCGATGAATAAAAGCTCAGAAAGAGTTGCTGAAGGAGTGAAACTTTCTAATGCAGCTGAGAATGCGCTTGCCAAGATTGTGGAGAGTGCAGATGCTTCACTTGAGATGGCAGTGAGTGTGGAAAAGGCGACAGAAGAACAAGGACAAAGCATAGCCCATGTTACAAAAGCTGTAACAAAGATGAGCGATATGGTGGAAGGAATAAAGAAAGCTACAGACGAGCAGAAAGGCGCTTCACAAGAAATATTATATGCAACAGAGGATATGAGCGATATAACTGTGAGAGTAAAACAGGCAACAGCACAGCAGTTGAAAGAGGTAAAGTATATCTCACAGGTTATAACGGATGTTGCTCAGAAAATGCAGTCTGTTGCCAAGGCTGCCGCTGAGCAGAAGAAGGCGTCTGAAATGATTCTTGGCTCGGTCGAGACAATTAAGGGCAAGACAGACGAGAGTATTTCTCTTTCCGCAGAACTTGATAAAACAGCAGATAATCTTGGGAACAAGGCAGAGGCGCTAAATCAAAAAGTAAGTATTTTTAAAGTATAG
- a CDS encoding sulfurtransferase TusA family protein: protein MTEQLDARGLSCPQPVIETKKKLSQIKKGTLEVFVDNATAKENVSRMARNSGWGVYVKENNEEYIITLSK from the coding sequence ATGACTGAGCAACTTGATGCAAGAGGGCTTTCATGTCCTCAGCCTGTTATAGAGACAAAGAAAAAACTGTCACAGATAAAAAAAGGGACATTAGAAGTTTTTGTTGATAATGCAACTGCAAAAGAGAATGTATCACGAATGGCAAGAAATTCAGGCTGGGGTGTTTATGTTAAAGAGAATAATGAAGAATATATAATCACTCTCTCCAAGTAA
- a CDS encoding YedE-related selenium metabolism membrane protein, producing the protein MSTLTSFFGSRKGIVSVGLFIGAVAALLQKLGNPANMGICVACMERDIVGALGFHRDGVVQYIRPEIIGLVLGAMLAAFLFKEFKARTGSAPIVRFVLGFFAMVGALVFLGCPWRALLRLAGGDGNAIVGLLGLSAGIGAGSLFIKSGYSLGANKKTYSIVGFILPAIMIGLLLLLLFAPKLPTGTVFFSVKGPGSQHAAIFFSLILASAIGFFAQRTRFCTMGAIRDVILIKDFHLLSGIIALVIGAFVTNLIFNQFNPGFENQPIAHTDILWNFGGMVLAGIAFSLAGGCPGRQLFLSGEGDGDAAVFVIGMFSGAAFAHNFTAASTPAGPGLWGPASVIVGLIVCVIIGFAMREKIT; encoded by the coding sequence ATGTCTACCCTTACCTCATTCTTTGGCTCGCGAAAGGGAATTGTATCTGTTGGTCTGTTTATCGGAGCTGTCGCTGCTCTACTGCAAAAACTTGGAAATCCTGCAAATATGGGGATCTGCGTTGCGTGCATGGAACGAGATATTGTAGGCGCTCTTGGCTTTCACAGAGATGGTGTTGTTCAGTATATACGTCCAGAGATCATCGGTCTTGTCCTTGGCGCAATGCTGGCTGCATTTTTATTCAAGGAGTTCAAGGCAAGGACAGGCTCTGCACCAATAGTAAGATTTGTACTTGGATTTTTTGCTATGGTCGGTGCATTGGTATTCCTTGGATGTCCATGGAGAGCTCTGCTCAGACTTGCAGGAGGAGACGGGAATGCAATCGTCGGATTATTGGGTCTTTCTGCAGGAATAGGAGCCGGCTCGCTTTTCATAAAATCAGGTTATTCATTAGGCGCTAATAAAAAAACTTATTCTATTGTCGGATTTATCTTGCCTGCAATAATGATCGGACTGCTGCTCCTGCTTTTATTTGCACCAAAGCTTCCAACAGGGACTGTCTTTTTCAGTGTTAAAGGTCCAGGCTCTCAACATGCTGCAATATTTTTTTCATTGATTCTTGCATCAGCCATTGGATTTTTTGCACAAAGAACACGCTTCTGCACAATGGGAGCGATAAGAGACGTTATTTTAATAAAAGATTTCCATCTTCTAAGCGGAATAATTGCTCTTGTAATCGGAGCATTCGTAACAAATTTGATATTCAACCAGTTCAACCCGGGATTTGAGAACCAGCCGATAGCTCATACAGATATTCTCTGGAATTTTGGAGGAATGGTACTGGCTGGTATTGCATTTTCACTCGCAGGAGGATGTCCGGGACGTCAGTTGTTTTTATCCGGCGAAGGAGACGGCGATGCAGCAGTATTTGTTATCGGTATGTTTTCAGGAGCTGCATTTGCGCATAATTTCACAGCTGCAAGCACGCCGGCAGGCCCTGGATTGTGGGGACCGGCTTCAGTAATTGTTGGACTTATAGTCTGCGTTATTATCGGCTTTGCAATGAGAGAAAAAATAACATAA
- a CDS encoding RidA family protein — protein MYNNCIMITPEQKLKDIGITLPDAPKPLASYLPCVQTGKLFFLSGVLPLREGKLTKTGKVGESVTLEEAQQEARQIVINALSILKSHIKSLNSVKRCIKLTGYVASAQNFHDQPKVLNAASDLLFEIFGESGRHARAAVGVNTLPFNASVEIEFIFEI, from the coding sequence ATGTACAATAACTGCATCATGATTACTCCTGAACAAAAACTAAAGGATATCGGCATCACTCTTCCCGATGCGCCAAAACCTCTTGCTTCTTATCTGCCATGCGTGCAGACAGGCAAACTGTTTTTTCTGAGCGGGGTGCTGCCTCTGAGAGAGGGAAAATTAACAAAAACAGGAAAGGTCGGAGAATCAGTTACGCTTGAGGAAGCGCAGCAGGAAGCCAGACAGATCGTGATAAATGCACTTTCGATTTTAAAGTCTCATATCAAAAGTCTGAACAGCGTAAAACGCTGCATAAAACTGACCGGCTATGTAGCTTCTGCGCAAAACTTTCATGATCAGCCAAAAGTATTGAATGCTGCATCTGATCTGCTGTTCGAGATATTCGGTGAATCAGGCAGGCATGCAAGAGCAGCAGTCGGAGTAAACACACTGCCGTTCAATGCTTCTGTCGAGATCGAATTTATATTTGAGATTTAG
- a CDS encoding 2-isopropylmalate synthase: MQGTVMRQVKIFDTTLRDGEQSPGASMTVDEKIQVAKQLARLGVDIIEAGFAISSQGDFDAVKRVCEEVKGPVVCSLARAKEEDIKRAGEALKNAPKKRIHTFHSTSDIHLKYQFRVSREEALRRSVEMVKFARSLVADVEFSPMDATRTDLVYLLEVVEAVVEAGASTVNIPDTVGYTTPEEFGGIIKTISDKIKERAVISVHCHNDLGLSVANSLSAIINGAGQVECTINGIGERAGNCSMEEVVMALRTRRDFFNADTNINTKEIIRSSRLITKITGITVQPNKAIVGANAFAHESGIHQDGLLKEKTTYEIISPESIGLQSTKLVLGKHSGRHAFKTRLKELGYDLNEEEIERAFQKFKNLADQKKSIFDEDIEFIVSEETSKLEEIYSLVGLSIVSRMKKTPKATIKMKVRGKTVQRTSEGDGPVDATYKAISLTTKTKSKLQKFEVKSITGGTDALGEVIVTLEENGKTVRGNGADTDIIVAAAKAYINALNKLASKKK, from the coding sequence ATGCAGGGAACAGTGATGAGACAGGTAAAAATATTTGATACAACATTAAGAGACGGCGAACAGTCACCTGGAGCATCCATGACTGTGGATGAAAAAATACAGGTCGCAAAACAACTTGCGCGTCTTGGCGTTGATATAATCGAAGCAGGATTTGCAATAAGTTCTCAGGGTGATTTCGATGCTGTGAAGCGCGTATGTGAAGAAGTAAAAGGACCCGTTGTATGCAGTCTTGCAAGGGCAAAGGAAGAAGACATAAAACGCGCAGGGGAAGCCCTGAAGAATGCACCTAAAAAAAGAATACACACTTTCCATTCAACTTCTGACATACATCTTAAATATCAGTTCAGAGTAAGCAGAGAAGAGGCGCTCAGGCGCTCTGTTGAGATGGTAAAATTTGCGCGCAGTCTTGTCGCTGATGTAGAGTTCTCTCCAATGGATGCCACAAGAACTGATCTCGTATATCTTCTTGAAGTGGTTGAGGCAGTTGTGGAAGCAGGAGCATCAACCGTAAATATTCCTGATACTGTGGGTTATACAACTCCTGAAGAATTCGGGGGAATAATAAAGACAATAAGCGACAAAATCAAAGAAAGGGCGGTTATTTCTGTACATTGTCATAATGACCTTGGGCTTTCGGTTGCAAATTCATTGTCCGCAATAATCAACGGCGCCGGTCAGGTCGAATGCACGATAAACGGGATTGGCGAAAGAGCAGGAAACTGCTCTATGGAAGAAGTAGTCATGGCATTAAGGACACGCAGAGACTTCTTCAATGCTGATACCAATATCAACACAAAAGAGATCATTCGCTCAAGCAGGCTGATAACAAAAATAACCGGAATCACAGTCCAGCCCAATAAAGCGATTGTAGGAGCAAATGCATTCGCACATGAGTCCGGCATACATCAGGACGGTCTCTTAAAAGAAAAGACCACTTACGAGATAATCAGCCCTGAAAGCATAGGTCTTCAGAGTACAAAATTAGTTCTAGGAAAACACTCAGGCAGGCATGCATTCAAGACAAGGCTGAAGGAACTTGGGTATGATCTGAATGAAGAAGAGATTGAACGGGCTTTCCAAAAATTCAAAAATCTAGCAGACCAGAAAAAATCGATATTCGATGAAGATATTGAGTTTATAGTTTCAGAAGAAACTTCAAAGCTGGAAGAGATATACAGCCTTGTAGGCCTCTCTATTGTCAGCAGAATGAAAAAAACACCTAAGGCAACTATAAAGATGAAGGTCAGAGGCAAAACAGTGCAAAGGACATCTGAAGGAGACGGACCTGTTGATGCAACTTACAAGGCAATCTCGCTCACAACAAAGACAAAAAGCAAACTCCAAAAATTTGAGGTAAAGAGCATTACAGGCGGAACAGATGCACTTGGAGAGGTTATTGTAACTCTTGAAGAAAACGGAAAAACTGTAAGAGGAAATGGCGCTGACACTGATATTATTGTAGCCGCTGCAAAGGCATACATAAATGCCCTGAACAAACTCGCTTCAAAAAAGAAATAA
- the der gene encoding ribosome biogenesis GTPase Der has translation MSKPFVVIVGRANVGKSTLFNKMVGANAAIVENTPNVTRDRNYREGIWENKAFIAVDTGGFYPEAADDILVQIREQALFAIEEADLIIHLLDGKEGLNPADKELANLLRASGKKVLWVVNKIDIPKKTDRIYDFYALGVDELIPVSAETGYEFDEMMDKVASLLPAAKEKESSYPKIAVVGKPNVGKSTLVNSLLGKKRMIVNSVPGTTRDAIDSICTYYKSKYLIIDTAGIRKKSRLSFSVEKFSVVSAIKSIERCDVALIVINAVEGVSEQDQKIAGIVESYHKGAIFLLNKWDLISDPEQVYKKLTAELRRTFWFLDYAPIITISGMEKKRITKIFPVIDEIIKERKKRITTGEMNRLLKDIIEGSPLPLYRSNPVKIFYITQVKTEPPAFTLFSNHPEGIRKSYLRYIENCIRKKFSFTGTPIKIYNRMRSRRDRQGD, from the coding sequence ATGTCAAAACCATTTGTAGTGATAGTCGGAAGAGCGAACGTCGGCAAATCCACCTTGTTTAACAAGATGGTTGGCGCTAATGCTGCTATTGTGGAAAATACCCCAAATGTTACTCGTGACAGAAATTACAGAGAAGGCATATGGGAAAACAAGGCATTCATTGCAGTAGACACAGGAGGCTTTTATCCTGAGGCGGCAGATGACATATTAGTCCAGATAAGAGAACAGGCTCTGTTTGCAATAGAAGAGGCAGACCTGATAATCCACCTGCTTGACGGGAAAGAAGGACTTAACCCTGCTGATAAAGAACTTGCAAATCTTCTCAGAGCATCAGGCAAGAAAGTTTTATGGGTTGTGAATAAGATTGATATTCCCAAAAAAACCGATCGGATTTATGATTTTTATGCCTTGGGCGTTGATGAGCTTATCCCTGTCTCTGCTGAAACAGGATATGAATTTGACGAGATGATGGACAAGGTTGCATCTTTACTTCCTGCTGCTAAAGAAAAGGAATCATCATATCCAAAAATCGCTGTTGTGGGAAAACCAAATGTCGGCAAATCAACTCTTGTAAACAGTCTGCTTGGAAAAAAAAGAATGATAGTAAACTCTGTGCCAGGCACAACAAGAGATGCTATTGATTCAATATGCACATATTACAAAAGCAAGTATTTAATCATAGACACTGCCGGCATAAGAAAGAAAAGCAGGTTAAGTTTTTCAGTAGAGAAATTTTCAGTGGTAAGCGCAATTAAGAGCATCGAGAGATGCGATGTTGCTCTTATCGTGATAAATGCCGTTGAAGGCGTGTCAGAGCAAGACCAGAAAATAGCAGGAATTGTCGAGAGCTATCACAAAGGTGCGATATTTTTACTGAACAAATGGGATCTTATCAGCGATCCAGAACAGGTTTATAAAAAACTCACGGCAGAGCTGAGGAGAACATTCTGGTTCCTTGACTATGCTCCGATCATCACGATATCAGGCATGGAAAAGAAAAGGATAACGAAAATATTCCCTGTCATTGACGAGATAATCAAGGAAAGAAAAAAAAGAATAACAACAGGTGAAATGAACAGACTTCTCAAGGATATTATTGAAGGCAGCCCTCTTCCCTTGTATAGAAGCAATCCTGTAAAAATTTTTTATATTACACAAGTCAAGACAGAGCCTCCTGCATTTACACTTTTCAGTAATCATCCTGAAGGCATCAGAAAATCCTATTTGCGCTATATAGAAAACTGCATCAGAAAAAAATTCTCATTCACAGGCACCCCAATAAAGATTTACAATAGGATGCGAAGCAGACGCGATAGACAGGGGGACTAA
- a CDS encoding 16S rRNA (uracil(1498)-N(3))-methyltransferase, whose protein sequence is MKIILSTDELKNKKVSISGEKARYLISVLRCRVGDEIQIFDGEGGLYNAKISALENKRVIADLPEKLSYSNESPLNLILVQGILKGEKMDWVIQKTTELGVKGIIPAITERSQLRYTRKLARWKKIAEEAAKQCGRTFIPVIHEYMEFNDIFKKQMNGLIFYEDGGISLSNALQNKNIRDEPFYVFIGPEGGFAKQEIKLAEDRGIITVSLGKRILKAETAAISALTLVQFIIGDMN, encoded by the coding sequence ATGAAGATTATTCTTTCAACAGACGAGTTGAAAAACAAAAAAGTTTCTATCTCTGGAGAAAAGGCAAGGTATCTTATTTCTGTTCTCAGATGCAGGGTGGGAGATGAGATACAGATATTTGACGGAGAAGGCGGACTTTATAATGCAAAAATTTCTGCACTTGAAAATAAAAGGGTCATCGCTGATCTGCCAGAAAAATTGTCTTATTCAAATGAATCGCCTTTGAATCTAATCCTTGTTCAGGGAATTCTCAAAGGCGAGAAAATGGATTGGGTTATTCAGAAAACCACTGAACTTGGAGTTAAGGGGATAATCCCTGCAATCACAGAAAGAAGTCAGCTCAGGTATACAAGAAAACTTGCTAGATGGAAAAAGATTGCCGAAGAGGCAGCAAAGCAATGCGGAAGGACATTCATCCCTGTTATTCATGAATATATGGAATTCAATGATATTTTTAAAAAGCAGATGAATGGTCTGATATTTTATGAAGACGGAGGAATATCTTTGTCAAATGCATTGCAAAATAAAAATATCCGCGATGAGCCATTTTATGTTTTTATTGGTCCTGAAGGAGGGTTTGCAAAACAGGAGATTAAACTTGCGGAAGACAGAGGGATTATAACAGTAAGCCTTGGAAAAAGAATACTCAAGGCAGAAACAGCAGCAATCTCAGCTTTAACACTGGTCCAGTTTATTATCGGAGATATGAATTAA
- a CDS encoding phosphatidylserine decarboxylase family protein yields MLKFAPEGYFFIAFFGIATIISFLLQGSWFTILPFLLTMFMFYFFRDPERKIPEEGDIFVSPADGKIIVIKDTFENEHLKTDVKQISIFMSPLNVHVNRVPCDGTVKTVKYIPGSFKAAYKDEASLKNENIAMVFESRYGNILLRQIAGYIARRAVCRVKAGDSLKRGERYGIIKFSSRVDIYLPKNIDIKVKLGDSVKAGETIIGHVS; encoded by the coding sequence ATGCTGAAATTTGCTCCTGAAGGTTATTTCTTTATTGCCTTTTTCGGTATTGCAACAATAATCTCTTTTTTATTACAGGGATCATGGTTCACAATTCTCCCTTTTCTTCTGACTATGTTCATGTTTTATTTTTTTAGAGATCCTGAAAGGAAAATCCCTGAAGAAGGAGACATATTTGTTTCTCCTGCAGACGGAAAGATAATTGTGATAAAAGACACATTCGAAAATGAGCATTTGAAAACGGATGTGAAGCAGATAAGCATATTCATGTCTCCATTGAATGTACATGTCAATCGTGTGCCTTGTGATGGAACTGTTAAAACTGTTAAATATATCCCAGGTTCCTTTAAGGCCGCATATAAAGATGAAGCGTCTCTGAAAAATGAGAATATTGCTATGGTATTTGAGAGCAGGTACGGCAACATACTTTTAAGGCAGATTGCTGGGTATATTGCAAGAAGAGCTGTATGCAGAGTAAAAGCGGGTGATTCTCTAAAACGCGGCGAGCGTTATGGGATCATAAAATTCAGTTCAAGGGTTGATATATATCTGCCAAAAAATATTGATATCAAGGTGAAATTAGGTGATTCAGTAAAAGCAGGAGAAACTATAATAGGCCATGTATCTTAA
- the pssA gene encoding CDP-diacylglycerol--serine O-phosphatidyltransferase, giving the protein MYLKKVRELKPKKGVYLLPNTLTLCGMFCGFYSILSSINGNFLHAAWAIVLATIFDGLDGWIARLTNTSTRFGIELDSLSDLVAFGVAPSIMIYKWSLIPFGRLGWAAAFLFVACGALRLARFNIQTGTTGSKAFKGMPIPAAAVILSSIVIFYYEFWSGRPDINEFFLTITMLLSLLMVSTFRYHGIKEVDFKERKPFWALIVFVLFLFMLLVRPSITIFIFAMSYLIWGIIENILIFIRKLISKPEKITEHAGNSDETGKNI; this is encoded by the coding sequence ATGTATCTTAAAAAAGTTCGCGAACTAAAACCCAAGAAAGGCGTCTATCTGCTTCCCAATACATTAACGCTCTGCGGAATGTTCTGCGGGTTTTACTCTATTCTGTCTTCGATAAACGGCAATTTTTTGCATGCTGCATGGGCGATTGTTCTGGCAACTATCTTTGACGGATTGGACGGCTGGATAGCAAGGCTCACTAACACATCAACCCGTTTTGGCATTGAGCTTGATTCATTATCTGATCTTGTTGCATTCGGTGTTGCACCGTCAATAATGATATACAAGTGGTCGCTTATCCCATTTGGCAGGCTTGGCTGGGCAGCAGCATTCCTTTTTGTTGCATGCGGCGCATTAAGACTTGCTCGTTTCAATATACAGACCGGCACAACCGGATCAAAGGCATTTAAAGGAATGCCTATTCCTGCTGCAGCGGTCATTCTTTCTTCTATAGTGATTTTTTATTACGAATTCTGGTCAGGAAGACCTGATATAAATGAATTTTTCCTTACCATCACAATGCTTCTTTCCCTTCTTATGGTCAGCACATTCAGATATCACGGGATAAAAGAAGTAGATTTTAAGGAAAGAAAACCTTTCTGGGCGCTGATTGTCTTTGTCCTTTTTTTATTTATGCTGCTGGTACGGCCGTCAATCACAATATTCATTTTTGCAATGTCATACCTGATCTGGGGTATAATCGAAAATATATTAATCTTCATAAGAAAATTAATATCAAAACCTGAAAAAATAACAGAACATGCAGGGAACAGTGATGAGACAGGTAAAAATATTTGA